The DNA region AGGAGTTCGAAGACTAGCGCCGCCGTCATTTTATGGGTTATTTGTTGAttgtgaagatgaagagataaTTACATTCGTGTTCAGTCTcgaagtgggagattgttgagtTATGGAGCCTGAAATACTGTGATTCCAGATTGAGAGCGGCGATCCAACATTGGTGATGTAATTAGGGTTTGTTCCCTTTATAAGTAGCAGCTTATATCTCTTGTAACCTTAACTCAAAATAGTAGAATACCTGGCTTGGCGGCGCCCCCAGATGTAGTTAGAATTTCTGACGAACTGGATAATCAATTTCGTGTGTCCTTTCTGTTTTTCATTCATATTGTCTTCCACTATCGTATATTAGGCGCAACAGTCACTAGTCATGTGGTTTGTGCAACCACTATCCACGAGCCAACTGGTACCTGCAGTGCTTGAAAAATAACAGGGCAACAAACAAATGATCTACTTCTTATGCTGCTTGAGCTTCATTTTGTTGCTATGTGTACTTCTCCTTGCAGAATTTGTCAATATGGCCCATTTTGTGACATTTTCTGCATTTCACATTTGGTCTTCTCCTGCATTTGTAGTGGGGATGATCTGTTTTCCCACAGTGCTTGCAAGGGACCTGCTTTCCCTTCTTGCTTTGATCTTGAGTACTAGAACCATCTGATCTTGCTACTGCTTTGAAACCTTCACCATCTCCCTTTTATTGGTTCTATTTCTTCCCTTTACCTGTTGCATTCAATTGCAATTTGGCCTGTAATGCCCCTTCTATAGGCTCTCCTCTCCTTATCATCCTTCTTTGCTCTTATGCCTCTAATGCACTAAGCAGTTCTGCTACTGTTATTTCTGACAAATCCTTTGTATTTTAGAGAGAAGCTATAGTAGCCTCAAACTTCTCAGGGAGAGAAATCGATATCTTTTGCATAATTCTTTCACCCTTTAGATCCGTCCCAAGCGCCCTTGTCTTGTTGACTATATCAATCAGCCTATCTGCATACTCCTTTATAGTTTTTGTCTCATCCATTTGCTGCCTCTCAAACTCTCTTAAGAAGTTTAGCACTTCCATTCCTCTCACTTTCTCATGTCCTTCATATTTAGACTTAAGAAAGTCCCAAATAGCTTTAGCTTATCCATACCTCATTATCCTTGTGAATATTGTTGGGGGGATTGCTGCAAAAGATAGGACTTTGCCTTGGCCTTCCCGGTTGTCCTCTCTTTGTGGTATTTGATCTGATTCATGGTCGGGTTCTCAGGAAGTGGAGCCACCTCATAGTCATTCTCCTTTGCTTCCCATAGATCACACCCTTCCATGTAAGCAGCCATCTTCACTGCCCATGCTTGATAGTTCTCTCCATCAAACACAGGTGGCGCCATACTAAGGAAACTGCTTGAACCTGGTTCCATCTTATCCTAACCTTCAATGGATGCAATGACTCTCGATCAAGCAACTCACAGCCCCTTATGATCAATTGCAACTCTGGTACCACCGTTAAATCCTTTTAAGCTTAGCATTGTCAGTTCTTTAGGGCTCAGAACAAACGTAATCCTCACAGTAAATCAACAGAACTCAGTTAAGGAGAGAAAATGAGTGTAGATGAgcgaaaaggaaaaatgactTCTACTTTCATtcatacaaaatgttttagtTGCCTACCCAAAAGACACCAGTTGAAACTTAAACAGAGCAAGATAATAACTTCAACTAACGTGCAGAAACAAAACAACTAAACAAATGCTAACAGATTCCTCAAAACCAACAATTTAGGAAAGCAAACAATTACTGACACGACTAACAAATCAACTGA from Punica granatum isolate Tunisia-2019 chromosome 3, ASM765513v2, whole genome shotgun sequence includes:
- the LOC116200356 gene encoding uncharacterized protein LOC116200356, giving the protein MAPPVFDGENYQAWAVKMAAYMEGCDLWEAKENDYEVAPLPENPTMNQIKYHKERTTGKAKSKYEGHEKVRGMEVLNFLREFERQQMDETKTIKEYADRLIDIVNKTRALGTDLKGERIMQKISISLPEKFEATIASL